The following are from one region of the Rhizobacter sp. AJA081-3 genome:
- a CDS encoding ATP-binding protein, whose protein sequence is MSFRLLPGSLVGRVFALYTVVLAGFVLAGLGLFYRYQFTVELEEAQLRAETLSAVVLPTIADSAVIGDYDTIRRTLERAVYHSSFSSASFIDLRGGLVRAPHADAPPVNAPDWLVRTVAERLYDTNQTISVGGRDYGVLRLSFAPERIAGALWAQTRIAIVLALASLAGGLLLIRFPLVRWLGNLSRVEQFEKAMDEGEAVPTLLAADEAPTEFRATFEVLGRAAANLRSQRTQAAVTLGSIADGVFTLDQSGSIALANVAASAMLGRRAEDMLGHPVAEVLPQLFEAGGELVPWRNRRTTLIADAREVVVETTLSPILAPDGATVGHVLACRDVSEQHQLDQRLRTELRSREAALVELRKVLEGLTRDLPLCPTGPDDLAAISAMISELVSRLQVRGEQLDAIFALSPDGFVSFDAGRRANYVSPSFSRLTGIAAQAVLERSETEVESLLRAQSSDTAAWRGFAAIRADARLPMDGAAPKRALIELERPTKRVLEVGLREGTTPVISQVLSLRDVTHETLVDQMKSEFLSMAAHELRTPMASIYGFAELLMRRKLSPDKQQEVLQTIHRQSELMVSIVNELLDLARIEARRGLDLELQTLDLGALVRDVIGDFKTPEGRSRPEFTDADAPAAAQVDRNKMRQAIGNVISNAYKYSSPGSPVRVRTVTETGAVPRVGIEISDRGIGMTAAQLTRVSERFYRADASGNVPGTGLGMSIVKEIIELLGGRLEMSSEPGQGTVVTLWLPLAAAVTPPEEVLTA, encoded by the coding sequence ATGTCGTTTCGCCTGCTCCCGGGCTCGCTGGTCGGGCGCGTCTTCGCGCTCTACACCGTCGTGCTGGCCGGCTTCGTGCTGGCCGGGCTGGGGCTGTTCTACCGCTATCAGTTCACGGTCGAGCTCGAAGAGGCGCAGCTGCGCGCCGAGACGCTCAGCGCCGTGGTGCTGCCCACCATCGCCGACAGCGCGGTGATCGGCGACTACGACACCATCCGGCGCACGCTGGAGCGCGCCGTCTACCATTCGTCGTTCTCGTCGGCGAGCTTCATCGACCTGCGCGGCGGCCTGGTGCGCGCACCGCATGCCGATGCGCCGCCGGTGAACGCCCCCGACTGGCTGGTGCGCACGGTGGCCGAGCGCCTGTACGACACCAACCAGACCATCAGCGTGGGCGGCCGCGACTACGGCGTGCTGCGCCTGAGCTTCGCCCCCGAGCGCATCGCCGGCGCCTTGTGGGCGCAGACGCGCATCGCCATCGTGCTGGCCCTGGCCAGCCTGGCCGGCGGCCTGCTGCTGATCCGCTTCCCGCTGGTGCGCTGGCTGGGCAATCTCAGCCGCGTCGAACAGTTCGAGAAGGCGATGGACGAAGGCGAGGCCGTGCCCACGCTGCTCGCCGCCGACGAGGCGCCCACCGAATTCCGTGCCACCTTCGAGGTGCTCGGCCGCGCCGCCGCCAACCTGCGTTCGCAGCGCACGCAGGCGGCCGTGACGCTCGGCTCGATCGCCGACGGCGTGTTCACGCTCGACCAGTCCGGCAGCATCGCGCTGGCCAACGTGGCCGCCTCCGCGATGCTCGGCCGGCGCGCCGAGGACATGCTCGGCCACCCCGTCGCCGAGGTGCTGCCGCAGCTGTTCGAGGCCGGCGGCGAACTCGTGCCCTGGCGCAACCGGCGCACGACGCTGATCGCCGACGCGCGCGAGGTGGTGGTCGAGACGACGCTGTCGCCCATCCTCGCGCCCGACGGTGCCACCGTGGGCCACGTGCTCGCCTGCCGCGACGTCAGCGAGCAGCACCAGCTCGACCAGCGCCTGCGCACCGAGCTGCGCTCGCGCGAGGCGGCCCTGGTGGAGCTGCGCAAGGTCCTCGAGGGCCTGACGCGCGACCTGCCGCTGTGCCCCACGGGGCCGGACGACCTGGCCGCAATCTCGGCCATGATCTCCGAGCTCGTCAGCCGCCTGCAGGTGCGCGGCGAGCAGCTCGACGCGATCTTCGCGCTCAGCCCCGACGGCTTCGTCTCCTTCGACGCCGGGCGGCGTGCCAACTACGTGAGCCCGTCCTTTTCGCGCCTGACCGGCATCGCCGCGCAGGCCGTGCTCGAGCGCAGCGAGACGGAGGTCGAATCGCTGCTGCGCGCGCAGAGCTCCGACACCGCCGCGTGGCGCGGCTTCGCGGCGATCCGCGCCGACGCGCGGCTGCCGATGGACGGCGCCGCGCCCAAGCGCGCCTTGATCGAGCTCGAACGCCCGACGAAGCGCGTGCTCGAGGTGGGCCTGCGCGAGGGCACCACGCCGGTCATCTCGCAGGTGCTGTCGCTGCGCGACGTGACGCACGAGACGCTGGTCGACCAGATGAAGAGCGAGTTCCTCTCCATGGCCGCGCACGAGCTGCGCACGCCGATGGCCAGCATCTACGGATTCGCCGAGCTGCTGATGCGCCGCAAGCTCTCGCCCGACAAGCAGCAGGAGGTGCTGCAGACCATCCACCGGCAGAGCGAGCTGATGGTCTCCATCGTCAACGAATTGCTCGACCTCGCGCGCATCGAGGCGCGCCGCGGCCTCGATCTGGAGCTGCAGACGCTGGACCTGGGCGCCCTGGTGCGCGACGTCATCGGCGACTTCAAGACGCCGGAAGGACGATCGCGGCCCGAGTTCACCGACGCTGACGCACCCGCCGCCGCGCAAGTGGACCGCAACAAGATGCGCCAGGCGATCGGCAACGTGATCTCGAACGCCTACAAGTACTCGTCGCCCGGCAGCCCGGTGCGGGTTCGGACCGTGACCGAGACAGGCGCGGTGCCGCGCGTGGGCATCGAGATCAGCGACCGCGGCATCGGCATGACGGCGGCGCAGCTGACCCGCGTCAGCGAGCGCTTCTACCGCGCCGACGCTTCGGGCAACGTGCCGGGCACGGGCCTGGGCATGAGCATCGTGAAGGAGATCATCGAGCTGCTCGGCGGCCGGCTCGAGATGAGCAGCGAGCCGGGCCAGGGCACCGTGGTGACCCTGTGGCTGCCGCTGGCGGCCGCCGTCACACCACCCGAGGAGGTCTTGACGGCATGA
- a CDS encoding response regulator transcription factor, whose protein sequence is MTRILVVEDQADIRRLIRWSLEEGDYEIFEATNGRQGLDAVRALRPDLVLLDVMMPGELDGFQVCTQLRADPAHATLPIVMLTARAQESDHRAGERAGASEYLSKPFSPMVLADTVTRLLQARQRAPAQSAG, encoded by the coding sequence ATGACGCGCATTCTCGTCGTCGAGGACCAGGCGGACATCCGCCGGCTGATCCGCTGGTCTCTCGAAGAAGGCGACTACGAGATCTTCGAGGCCACCAATGGCCGGCAGGGCCTGGATGCGGTGCGCGCCCTGCGGCCCGACCTGGTGCTGCTGGACGTGATGATGCCCGGCGAGCTCGACGGCTTCCAGGTCTGCACGCAGCTGCGCGCCGACCCGGCCCACGCCACGCTGCCCATCGTGATGCTGACGGCGCGCGCGCAGGAGAGCGACCACCGCGCCGGCGAGCGCGCCGGCGCCAGCGAGTACCTGTCCAAGCCCTTCAGCCCGATGGTGCTGGCCGACACGGTGACCCGGCTTCTGCAGGCCCGCCAGCGCGCACCCGCACAATCGGCCGGGTGA